From a region of the Pongo abelii isolate AG06213 chromosome 9, NHGRI_mPonAbe1-v2.0_pri, whole genome shotgun sequence genome:
- the OOSP1 gene encoding putative oocyte-secreted protein 1 homolog, translating to MKTILGFKGLFYLHSLIWTCAGDWSAIQVHCTQFWFFARIKPTIFYNLYVNPDEVFLGDGCCVTHVLPNVYYEFFYHPHDCGIVTQPLQEVLLLKTKIKHISRDSTVRSEMPLSCVVHNQLRLLNAVEMRDGETDNVNEWEIEVRIHIANEDMAITSATQSWF from the exons ATGAAGACCATTCTGGGGTTCAAAGGTCTCTTTTATCTGCATTCCTTGATATGGACCTGTGCTGGGGACTGGTCAG CTATTCAAGTACACTGCACTCAGTTTTGGTTCTTTGCCAGGATTAAACCCACGATATTTTACAATTTGTATGTGAACCCTGATGAAGTGTTTCTAGGAGATGGCTGCTGTGTAACCCATGTTTTGCCAAATGTCTACTATGAGTTTTTCTATCATCCTCATGATTGTGGTATTGTAACTCAA CCTCTCCAGGAAGTTCTTCTGCTTAAAACTAAAATCAAGCATATCTCAAGAGACTCTACTGTCCGATCTGAAATGCCTCTGTCATGTGTTGTCCACAA TCAGCTTCGTCTTTTAAATGCAGTTGAAAtgagagatggggaaactgacaATGTTAATGAATGGGAGATAGAGGTGAGGATACACATTGCGAATGAAGACATGGCAATAACTTCTGCAACACAATCTTG